The nucleotide window TTTCGGTAAGTTTACTATTTGGCTGCGCGGCTGATCCATGTTGTAATAATTCAGGAAATACTCATCTTTATAGGCAACAGCCGAGTATGGCATCCAATACTCATAATTGACAACCGGGGTCAAATATCCGGGAGCGCTTTCAATGATTGTTTTTAAGAACTTAATTCGTTCCTGGCTTTTTCCTCTGAGTACTCCGCCCTTGGACCACCACATTTCGGCATCCGACTTGTATCCGAATTGAACAGGGTTTTCGGTAAGGTAGGTTTCTCCATGCCCAACGTACCCCCCATTGGTAACTCCTCGCCAGAACTTGTTCACCATCTCTTCTGCTGTGAGATTTCCCCACGACCAATTGATATTGCCTTCGTATCGGCATTCATCGTAAATGATCGGTTTCTTGAATTTATTTCTCAGTTCTTTTGCCCGATAGGTATCTTCATTTTGAATGCTGGCGTGCGTCAGTAAGGGATTGGTGTGGTCATACATGACGGAACCATGATGGATGCTACGAAGGTGGTTGTATGGATCGTTGGCCGCAAAAAGCTGGATGTAATGATCCCAATCTTCCTTTTTCTTTTCTGCCATGAAATCGTATTCATTGGCCATGCTCCACCAAACATTCTTGTAAGCGGCAAATCGTGCTATAATGTAATTGATGTAACGATCATCCGTTTTCCGATCCATCTTCTTGAAGCCCCAACGGTCGTAGGGATGAAATACAATCAGGTCAGCTTCAATGCCCAGTGAATCCAGTTGAGCAATCCTTTTTTCAATATTTCTGAAATAGGCAGGATTGAATTTTGTGTAATCCCAATCGGTTAAAGGTTTCCCTTCGAAAGGATACAAGAAAGGCTCTTTTTTGTTCCAGTCATAATCTTTTGGGAAAATGCACATGCGCATTTTGTTGAAATAACCTTTTGATAATGTTTTGAGGGTTACTTCCGCAAGGCTATCTCCTTGATGCACCCAGGCATAACAGGTGGTGCCGAACGGATAGTATGGTTTGCCATTGGCGTATGCAAAGTGGAAGGTGTCAGCTACAACCACCGGTCCGAAATTTCCTTTGAGAGCTGCTGTGCACAGAAAATTCCCTTTTTTCTTATCGAGTTTTTTTGAATTGCTGGCGGTGATATAGCTCCATTTGCCCTCCTTTTGGGGCATAAACCTGATCTTGTAAATTCCGGCTCCATCGTAAAATCCGGAGACTGTCACTGTATCGTTATTCTGAATGAATTTACCTTGCAGCCGGATGTCTGTAAACGGATTCCCGTTGGTTGGCCCATTCAATTTTACTTCGAATATTTTCCATTTTTCGATGGTTGTCTGACCAAAAACGGAACCAATACATAAAAATGATAAGAATAAGACAGTTTTGATCTTCATGGTAGTTATAAATTAAAGGTATTCTACAAGTCAGGTCAGAGCGGCATTGACAATCCCGTCTGTATCGATCCCGTAATGATGGAAAATTTCCAGGGGTTTGCCATGAATCGCGAATTCGTCGGGAATGCCGAGAATTTTTACCGGTACAGGATGAGTCTGCGACACGATTTCGGTCACAGCACTTCCCAGTCCTCCAAAGATACTGTGTTCTTCCACGGTTATAATGCGTCCGGTTTCGGCAGCCGCTTTTTCAACGATTTCTTTATCGAAAGGTTTCAGCGTGTGCATATCGATTACGCGGGCATTGATTCCTTTTTCTTTCAATATCTTAGAGGCTTCCAGACAGTGATAAACCGTTTCTCCGGTTCCGATAATAGTCAAATCATCACCATCGGTAAGCTGATTGGCTTTCCCTATTTTGAATTCCACATTTTTCGATTCGTAAACGTTGGGAACTGCATTCCTGCCTACACGGATATAAACAGGATAAGGGTAGTCGATCAATTCTTCTACCAGTTTTTTCGTTTGATAAATATCGCAGGGCAAAACAATGTGCATTCCCGGGAACGTACGCAACACGGCAATATCGTGCAGGCTGTGGTGTGAAAAACCGAGAGCTCCATAGCTTACACCGCCGCTTACACCCAGAATTTTTACCGGATTGGCAGAATAAGCCACATCCACTTTTACTTGTTCGAGACTGCGTGCAACGTAGAAACATGCCGGACCACACACGAAAGCTTTTTTTCCGGCCGATACCAGTCCGGCCGCAACTCCAACGGCATTTTGTTCGGCAATGCCAAGCTCTACAAACTGAGCCGGTAGCTCGTTTGCAAAGGTATCCAAAGTTACGGAACCTCGTGCATCGGTGGTGACGGCAATGATATCTTTATCTTGTTTTGCCAGTTCAACCAGTGTGTCGGTGAACATTTTACGGCATGGAATCGTATTTGTCATATATTATTTACAAATTATCGGATTGACGCATTGGCATATTCTTGAATGCGTTCTTCAATTTCGGCAATGGCTTCGGCATATTGCTCGTCGTTGGGTATTCCGTGGTGCCATTTGGCCACTTTTTCCATGAAAGAGATGCCACATCCTTTTGTGGTGTGAGCAATCATCAGTTTGGGTTTATTGTTGGGAGCCATATTTACAAAGGTATTTGTCACATCGGCAATGTCATTGCCATCGACATCGAAAACTTCCCACCCAAAAGCTTCCCAGCGTTGACGCATGGGTTCGAGTGCCATGACGTCTTCTGTTTTCCCACTTATTTGCAGGCAGTTGCGGTCAATGATAGCAACCAGATTATCCAATTTATAATGACTGGCCGACATAGCAGCTTCGTAGATAGAGCCTTCGCCCTGTTCGCCGTCACCCATCAAAACGTATGTTTTGTATGATTTCTTGTCCATTTTTGCGGCGATTGCCATACCGACACCCACTGCCAATCCATGGCCCAATGCCCCGCTGTTGAGTTCTACTCCAGGAGTCTTTTTTGTCGGGTGACCGGCCAAAAGAGATTTGAACTTACCGTATGTTTCGAGTAAAGAATCGTCAATAAATCCGGCAGCGGCCAACACGGAATAGAGAGCTTCCACGCTGTGTCCCTTGCTGAGAATGAAGCGATCACGGTCTTCTTTTTTGGGATTTTTCGGGTCAATATTCATGACATGAAAATAGAGAGCGGTCTCTATTTCCACGGAAGAAAGCGAGCCTCCAATGTGGCCGGATTTAGATGCGTACACAATCTCCACCAACCGTTTTCTGATTTGTTCGGACTGTAATTGTAGACGATTGATTACAGCCTCTGTTACGTTAGACATAGTTACTTGTTTTCGTTTTTCACTAAATGCAAAAGTAATAACAAATAATCGAAAATTCAAAAGGCAAATATAAAAAGCAATAAAAAAGTTCTAAAAAAGGGAACAGGTGCTTTAATTTACAGTAAAATAGATACATACTCTTATAAACAATCGAAATGTTGTTTATATAGCGAAAGGAAAAGGTCTTTATTTTGTTTCTTTTCAATCCGAAAAAATAGTAATGATTCATAGCGCATCAATTGTTATTATTGTTAAATGCAGAAAGAACCAAGTTTCTTATAGATTTTATCAATAGCCATATTTATTTCTGTAAAAGTATAATCCGAAGATTTCCGCATTATATTTGCAATCACAATCAGATTTTAACACGCAACTGATATAGAAAAAGAAAAGACAGACCGATTGAAGTTCAACGAATTTTGAACAGTTGATTAGGTTATAAATTACTAACTATTAATATTTTCAACGATGAAATACGAATTACAGGCACTGCCGTATGCAGCAGACGCATTAGCACCAAAAATGAGTGAAACAACTGTTAACCTCCACTGGGGAAAACACGTGCAGACATATATCAACAACCTGAACGGGTTGATTCCGGGCACGCCGTTTGAAGATGCTTCACTCGAAGAAATTGTAAAGAAAGCCGAAGGTCCGATCTTCAACAACGGAGCTCAGGTATGGAACCATACTTTCTTTTTCTGGCAATTCGCACCGAAACCTGCCGCATCGAAACCTTCGGGAGCTTTGGCAGCCGCAATAGATAAGAGCTTTGGATCGTTTGATGCCTTCAAAGAACAATTTACAAAAGCAGCTGTTACCTTGTTTGGTTCCGGATGGGCATGGCTGGTAAAAAAAGAAGACGGTTCGCTCGGAATCGTACAGGAAAGCAATGCCGGCAATCCGCTGAAGAAAGGACTCGTTCCGGTACTTACCTGCGACGTGTGGGAACACTCATACTATGTTGACTATCAGAATCGCCGCGCTGATTTTGTGGCTACCTTCTGGGAACTGGTCGACTGGTCGGTGGTAGAAAAGAGGTATTAACTTTCAACCGATAAAAACCAACGAATTATGCTTAGCAAACTGTTAGAAAAGGAAATCAACGACCAGATTAATTACGAATTCTGGTCAGCTCAACTCTATCTCTCCATGTCGGCTCATTTTTCCGATTTGGGATTGCCGGGATTTGCCCACTGGATGTATATTCAGTATCAGGAAGAAACCACCCATGCCATTAAATTTTTCAACTACGTGATTGAACGTGGAGGTAAGGCAGAGGTTCAACCTATTAAGGCGGTTCCGACAAACTGGGATTCGGTGTTGGGCGTTTTTGAAGAAACGATGGAACACGAACAGAAAGTGACCGCTCGTATCAACCATCTGGCAGATACCGCTGTAGCAGAAAAAGACCATGCCACACAGAGTATGCTGCGTTGGTTTATTGACGAGCAGGTAGAAGAAGAAGCAAATGTGAAAGCCATTGTCGATACTCTGAAGCTGGTAAAAGACAACGGTTATGCCATTTACTCTCTCGACAAAGAACTGGCTGCCCGTGTATTTGTAGATAGCACACAAACTGGTTCTAACGCGTGATGCACTCAGGGTTGGTTTAGCATGTATCTTTACTCATAGGTTAACTCCCGCAGATTAAAATCGTATCTGTGGGAGTTTTTTATTTTCACCGGTTCCAGATTTTCCAAGCCTCCACAGCCTGTCCTTCCAGCATTTCCAGTCCGTTTTTGATGGCAGCTCCTTTCTCTTGTCCCAGGGCTAAAAAGCGGGTGCGGGGAGGGTTGTAAACCAGGTCGTACAATAGATGATCGGGAGTAACAAACTCGTACGGAATAGCCGGAGCTTCGTCGTCGTGCGGGAAGGTTCCTACCGGTGAGGCGTTGACAATCACCGTGTACTCTTTCAGAATTTCTTCGTTCAATTGGTCGTATGTCAGGCCATCCTTGAGGGGAGAACGTGAAACCAGCGTCGATGTGATGTTCAGCTCTTTCAATCCGTAAATAACAGCTTTGGAAGCGCCTCCGGTTCCCAGTACGAGTGCTTTTTTGTGATGCGGTTTGAGCATGGGGCGGATCGATTCGCGAAACCCTACCACGTCGGAGTTGCTACCGGTGAGCAGGATGTGTTCTCCATCGCGTACGATGCGGATCACGTTCACTGCCCCGATCTCGGCTGCCCGTTCGTCGAGCGCGTCTAGGTATGGAATTACTTGCTCCTTGTAGGGAATAGTTACATTGAGGCCGATGAGGCGTTCGTCCTTCAACACCTCAGGCAACAGGGCAATATCGTCGATATCGAACAATTCGTAGGCGGCATCGATGCCTTCGCGTTCAAATTTTTCGGTGAAATATTTCTTTGAAAACGAATGACCCAGCGGGTGGCCTATTAATCCGAAAAGCAGCATGTCAATTTGGGGATTTGAAGATTTGGAAATTTGAGGATGACAAGACACAATCAAACTCCAGTCTTTGTTCTTTATTCTTTGATCTTTGTTCTCTTTAAAGCTCCACTTTTCCTTTTCCCTGACGGACAATTTCTGGTTCTTCGCCTGTACAGTCGATAACGGTAGAAGGCTTGATGTTTCCGAAGCCGCCGTCGATAACCATATCCACTTCATAAATGTATTTTTCGCACATCAGTTCGGGATCGGTAAGATATTCGAGCACATCATCGTCGTCATCACGAAGCGAGGCCGAAAGGATCGGGTTGCCCAAAGCCTTTACCAGTTCTATTGTGATATTGTTGTCCGGTACACGGATGCCGACTTCCGACCGTTCTTTGAACAGCTTCGGCAGTTTGTTGCTGCGGTTCAGAATAAAAGTGAACGGGCCGGGCAGCAAACGTTTCATCAGTTTGAAGGTATTGTTGTCGACCTTGGCAAATTCGCTGAGGTGGCTCAGATCGGAGCAAACAATCGATAGGTGCGCTTTTGCCGGATCGATACCACGAAATTTGCAGATTTTTTCTACCGCCCGGGCCTGGAAAATATCGCATCCGAAGGCATACACGGTATCGGTAGGGTAGATAATAACGCCGCCATTTCTCAAGACCTCCACGGCTTGTTCCACGGCTTTTGGGTTGGGATTTTCAGGGTAGATTTTCAGTAGCATAAGGTTATATACAGGTTATTCATTGGCGATTATAGAGTCAGTAGCCAAGATAATAGAATCAAGACAACTGCTAAACTGGAAACAGCTTTGATCTTGATTCTTGGTTCTTTAATCTTTTGTCTCGAGTTGTTTGTACAGTACTTCAAATTGTTCGGTCATGGCTTCCCAGGTAAAACGCTTGCGTTCTTCGGCAATCGTTTCTGCAAAGTGCGGAGCTCCCCCGATGGTATAGAACTTCTCGATTGCTGCGGCAATGCTTTCGGGTGAAGATTCGGCAACAAAACCAGAACGCCCGTCGGAAACGATTTCGGCCAGTCCGCCCACGTTGGTAACAATCATCGGGACCGAGAACTGGTAGGCAATCTGCGTTACACCGCTTTGGGTGGCATCTTTATACGGTTGTACCACCACATCAACAGCCGAGAAGTAATATTTTACTTCGTCGTCGCGGATAAAGGAATCGTGTACCAGAATATCATCCTGAAGTCCAAGTGATTCAATTTGAGTGGTATATTTTTCTTTGTTATTGTAGTATTCGCCGGCAACAATCACTTTCTTTCCTTTTGTCAGCCCTTTATCTTTCAATAGTTTCCATGCGTCAATCAACAAGTCGAGTCCCTTGTAGTCGCGGATAATACCGAAGAAAAGCAGGTATTGTGTATCTTCCGATAAATTGAGATGAGCAATGGCTTCTTTGCGCTCTATGCGTTCCCCGAAGTTGGCAAATACCGGGTGCGGAGAGAAAAGTGCCGGTTTGGAGGTTGTGAATTTATCGAGATCCTGTTTCACCTGCTGCGACATGTAGACAAACCCGTCGACGGAACGGACAAAATAGTGTGTCAGCCACGAATCGAAAAAGTGAGCTTCGTGAGGCACCACGTTGTCGAGTTGCGAAAAGATGCGGGTATGTTTGTTGCTTTTTGCAAGGTAACAGATAGTTCCGAGGCAGGGGGCCAGAAAAGGAGTCCAGTATTTCACCAGTACCATATCGGGACGCTCTTTACGAATGCGCAGACCCATACGTATCCAGTTGAACGGGTTGACCGAATTTACACACCGTTCGATGTCGATGCCTTCGGGTGCTGCCGATTCGGAGTATTGTGTTTTGCCGGGGAATAGAAAATTAGGATACTGTACAGTAAAAGTTTTTATGTTCAGTTGTTTCCCTTTTTTTAGGAATGTACGAGCCAGCATTTCGTTGAACGAAGCTATTCCTCCACGGTAGGGATAAGCTGTTCCAAGTATGGTGATTTTATTCATAGAGTCTTTGGTTTGTATTCTCAAGTATAGTCTTCAAAAAGTGGGAATGAGTTGGGTTAACCACAAAGGACACAAAGCTCTTTGTGTTTAGTACATAAAGCACAAAAATACAAACATTTATTCGAAAAACCGCATGATGGCTTCAATAACGGGAACCATCACGGCAGTGACTACTCCCATCAATCCGATGGCCAGTCCGCTGATGGCGCCTTCCACAGCACCAAGCTCCATGGCGCGGGCGGTTCCTACGGCATGTGCGGCCGAACCAAGTGCCAGTCCGCGTGCCAGTTTACTTTCAATGCCCAGTTTTTTAAGAATAAACGGACCAATCACAGCCCCGAAAATGCCAACAAGAATTACAACAATGGCTGTCAGTGCGGGAATGCCGCCCGAATGCGCACAAACGGTAACCGCAATCGGGGTCGTTATTGATTTCGGTTCGAGAGAGGCAACAATGCGAGGGTCTGCACCTAAAGCTTTGGCAATGAGTATGACGCTTACGATCCCTACCACGCTTCCTATCAGAATGGCCGTCACCATGGCGGTGATGTTACCTTTCATGTGAGTCATTTGTTCGTAAAGCAGATAGCCTAACGCAACTACTGAAAGACCAAGCATAAAGTCAATGATTTTGGTTGCTTCGGCATACTCCTGATAAGGAATATCTGCGGTTTTGATTCCGGCAATGATAACCAGTAAGGAAGTAATCAGCGGATGCAGCAGCATTATCTTTGTTTTGCGGTATCCCCACAATGCAACCACATAGACACCAATGGTAAATGTCAGCAAAAATAGTTGGGAATGAATGAGGTTATGCATCTTTCTTTCCCTCCATCTTTTGAGCGATCAGTGCCACAACGACAAGCACCAGCACAGTGCTGACGGCCGACGCAATGGTAATTGCAGTTAAGAATTTGCCAATCAGGGCATAAGATGCTATCAGGCCAACCCCAAGTGGAATGAAAAACAGCATCATGTTGTCCAGAAAAAAAGTGGCTGACTTGCGCACTTGCTCCGGCTTTATAATCTTAAAAACCAGCGAAAGGAAAAGCAGCAACATACCCATGATGCTTCCCGGGATAAAATTACCGATGAGATAGGCAACCAATGTCCCCAGAAAATAGTAGAACAAAAGAATGAAAATCCCTGCCATAAGTCTAAAATTAAAAGGATAAATAAGAGAAATTTTATGGTAGAAATTAAGGCGGATAATACAAAACAACTTGTTTGTTTTGCGGTTGCAAAGATACATACAATCTGCCGAAAAGCGTTTCTCTGATTTCGGAGTTGACGTAATATTTTGTTACTTTGCAGAATAAATCAGAATACAAAGTTTACTCAGATCCCTTAAAGAGCAAACAATATGATAAAGTACAAACGTATAGCGGTAAAAGTAGGCAGTAACGTGTTGACTCGTCCCGATGGGCGGTTGGATGTTACGCGGGTTTCTGCCATTGTCGATCAGATTTCTGTATTGCATAAAGCCGGTGCAGAGATAATTTTGATATCTTCCGGTGCTGTGGCTTCGGGGCGAAGTGAGATTAAGCCGCACAAAAAACTGGATGCCGTTTCGGCACGACAGCTGTTTTCTGCAGTAGGACAGGCCAAACTGATCAACCGTTATTATGAACTTTTCCGCGAACAGGGCATTGCCTGCGGGCAGATTCTTACCACAAAGGAGAATTTCGGAAGCAGGTCGCTGTACCTTAACCAGAAAAACTGCATCAGCGTGATGCTCGAAAACAAGGTGATTCCTATTGTAAATGAAAACGATACAACCTCTATCACCGAACTGATGTTTACCGATAATGACGAATTATCGGGATTGATGGCAACCATGATGGATGTGGATGCGTTGATTATACTCAGCAATGTAGACGGTATTTACAACGGCAATCCATCCGATCCGGCCTCTCATGTTATCCGGCAAATACTTCCCGGCCAGCAGGATATGGACGATTACATCTCCGACCAAAAATCGACGCTCGGGCGGGGCGGAATGCATACCAAATGTGCCATTGCTCAAAAGGTAGCCGCCGAAGGTATTGCGGTAATGATTGCCAACGGAAAGAAAGAGAATATTCTGCTCGACTTGCTTAAGAAGTCGGAGACTACTATATGTACTTTGTTTGTACCCAGTGAAAAAGAGATTTCGAGTGTGAAGAAGTGGATTGCACACAGCGAAGACTTCGCCAAAGGTGTTGTTTACGTCAATGCCGGAGCAGAAGAGGCATTGCTTGATGAATCGAAAGCCAGCAGCCTTTTGCCTGTAGGAATTTCCCGCATAGAAGGTGAATTTGAAGAAGGCGACATTGTCAAGATCATTGGTGAAAGCGGTCGCACAATTGGGGTAGGGAAGGTTCAATACGACTCTGCTTCAGCGCGAAAGCTCGTCGGTAAAAAGGGGCATAAGCCTTTTATCCATTACGATTACATGAGTTTAGACTAACATGATAAAGGCTCCCGATCAGGAGCCTTTTTTTGTATTATTGAGCAATTGCTTTTTCCATATCATCGGCGTTATTCGGCAACGCCACTATTTTGTTTGTTTTGGCATCGACCAGTACCATGGTCGGCGTTGACAATACGAAATAGGCACTAGCCTCGGGACTTCTTACGCCCTGTTCGGCTCTTTTGTGCTTAAATGCCGGATACTTCAAGACCGCTTTTTCCCATAAAGGAATCTCGGTTGGCGTTTCGTCTAAGCTGATAGCAAACACATCGATCAATTCCCGGTGTGCCGGCATATCGTACCAGGGATACAGTTTTTCCAAAACCTCTCTGCAGTGCTGGCAGTCGGCCGACCAAAACAAAACCAGCTTGTATTTTGCTTCCGTCTTAAAGTCATGGAACTGAATCGTTTTTCCGGAACTCAACTTCCATGCAAAATCGGGAGCAACGGCTCCTGCCACCAGAGTCTCTATTCCTTTTATTCTGGATTCGATGGCTTGTCGTTTACTGGTCATGCACAAGGGATCATTCATATAAGGTTCCAGCATTTTAAGTCCTTTTGTAATATTGAACGCCTCATATCCCTGATAAAAGTAATCAACCATCCAGCCATAAACGATCGGGTCTCCCAGTTTGGCCTTCTCGATAGCACGGTTTCCGGCCAGAGTGAATAACGAATCCCGCAAAGCTACTGTTGTAGACATCGAACCGTAAAGATTGACATATTTGCTCATCCAGTCTTTGAGTTCCGCTGTGCGGATCATCAACGGATCTTTGAAATTGGCATCGTCGAAATAGTGTGATATGAGGCTGTTGAGCCGTTCCTGCTCGTTGCCATGCCAGTCGATACTCTGTAATTTTTGAAACTGAAATGTTTTGGAAATAAACAAATCTTTATACTGATTCGTTTCTCTGTCGATCCATTGATTATATTCAGTTCGCCGCTTCTCAAATTCTTTGACTCCCATGGTAAAAAACGATGATTGGGGCTGGTCGTAACTTAGGAGAAAATTCTGAAGTAAACCAATCTGTTCGCGTTTTTTCATGTTCTCTTTCATGAATACCTCGTACATGGCATTTTCCTTTTCTCCCGGTTGGAAGTAGGTACTATCCTTTTTTTGTAAGGCTCTGGGGTTAACCCATAGTTCCAGATTTTGATTGCTGACAAATATTAGCTTTTCGGAAGGATATGGGGTACTGGTTTCCTTTTCCTGATAATCGAAGCGAAGAACAAATTGGCTGGGCACCATGTCTTTGGTAAATTCCAGCGTCGTGCTTTCTCCATTTTTGATAGCCGGGCTCTCGATAACCGGCTTCAAAGCCTTAGGGCCCGCCATGGCAATAACACTCACCTTACTGGAATATACCCCTCCAAGATGAATTTTTAATTTTAGAGTTTGAGCGTCTATGTTAGAAATGGACAATACAGATCCAAACAGAATGAAAAGAAAAAGTTTACTGTTCATGCAAAATTTATTTTGGGCGCAGATAAAATAAATGGATTTATCTACAAAGAAAAACGTGTGCAAAAATAAAACGTTTTTCTTTGTAGATATCCATGGATAGTGATAATAATTGTTACGGGCGAATACAGCGTAAAGATGCACCAATTGACTTACCGCTATACGTAACGTAACTTGCTCCGGAATACAGATACATCATATATCCGTTATCAGTTCCATATTGTGCGCTAGACCAGTACCAGCCATAAGCTCCTTTATTGGTCATTGAACCACCACTCAGGTATCCGGCCAGATGTAATTTTAGCACCGAGTTGAATGCTTCTGCCGGGCTGGTCCAGTTTTGAGGAGGAGCATCGGCATTAAGCCATTCGTTATAGGTAGGAATCCGCCAACTTCCACCAAGCAATAAACTACAGGGATCGTTTGCAGGGCCCCAGTTCGCCGATTCTGATATACTTCCGTTCCATGCACTTGCCGGAGTTCTTGTAGATCCGTCATGTTTGTATCCTTGCGAGCGGTTGAATTGCCAATACCAACCAGCGGATGCTTCCGTTACGTCGCCAGCGGATGATGCCTGTTGATCAGCTCCCAGATTCTGTGTCAGCCAGCAAGCAGGACTTCCCGAAATGCTCGAGCTGATGGAATGGTATGTCACAGTTTTACTTACCGGGGCTCCGTTAACTCCTGCCGTATGCGTTACAGAGAATGACTGCGGACACATTTTGAAACTGGTTACGGTTGGACTATATGTTGTTCCTTTGCTGTTGGTTGCATAAGCACGAACATAGTAGGTAGGACCTTCACTTAAGCCGGAGATGGTTGTTGTAAATATGCCGGTACCACTACCATTAGCAATCTTATTGTCAGAAGTAGTAGGAGTACCAGTCGTGTTCCAACAAATACCTCGTTCTGATACATTAGCACCTCCATCCAAAGCTACAGTTGCAGTTCCGTCAGCCGTAGTAGCCGTCATTCCCGCAGTTGGGAACGTGATGTTACTTACAGAAGGAGCCGATATGGTAACTGCATCGCGGAGACAGCGCAAAGGAGCAGCATATGCCTTGTCGAGATATGAAATGGAAGAACCCAGATAGATGTCATCTCCGTTACTTGTATTGTATTGCGTACTAGCCCAGAAATAACTGTAGCTACCACGGTTTTGCAAAGCACCACTGTTATAAGCCAAAAGACCTGTATGATGAAGTTTGATCACAGAATTCCAGCCATCGTTGGCACTTGTCCAGTATTGAGGTGGCGAAACAGCTGCAGTCCATTCCGTCTTGGTTGGTATACGCCAACCAAGGCCAAGCAATAGGTTACAGGGGTCATTGGCAGTACTCCATCCACTACTTTCCGAGATGCTTGATACCCATGGCGTCCATGCATTAGATGGCGTGAGGGTAGAACCGTCATGCTTGTACCCTTGCGAACGGTTAAACTGCCAGTACCAGCCGGCAGAAGCTTCCGAAGCATCGGTCAAAGCAGTAGCCTGATGGTCAGCACCCAGGTTTTGTGTTAGCCAGCAGGCAGCACTACCCGATATGGTTGTATTGATAGAGTGATAGGTAACGGTCTTGGTTACCGGAGCTCCATTCAGGCCGGCAGTATGAATCACATCAAATGCCCTCGGGCATATTTTGAAACTGGTAACGACAGGGCTGTAGGCAACACCTGTGCTGTTTATAGCATAAGCACGCACATAATAAGTCGGACCTTCTGTTAAGCCGGTCATAGTTGCAGTGAATGAACCAACATCGCTTCCGGAGGTAATTTTATTGTCAGATGTTGTCGGAGTTCCGGTTGTGTTCCAGCAGATACCCCGTTCGCTCACAGTTGCTCCACCATCGATAGTGATGGTTGCCGTACAATCTGCCGTTGTTGGCTTTATTGTTGCATCTGGTATAGAAACATTGCTTACCATTGGAATTGCAGTAGTTAC belongs to Paludibacter jiangxiensis and includes:
- a CDS encoding LrgB family protein, which produces MHNLIHSQLFLLTFTIGVYVVALWGYRKTKIMLLHPLITSLLVIIAGIKTADIPYQEYAEATKIIDFMLGLSVVALGYLLYEQMTHMKGNITAMVTAILIGSVVGIVSVILIAKALGADPRIVASLEPKSITTPIAVTVCAHSGGIPALTAIVVILVGIFGAVIGPFILKKLGIESKLARGLALGSAAHAVGTARAMELGAVEGAISGLAIGLMGVVTAVMVPVIEAIMRFFE
- a CDS encoding CidA/LrgA family protein, whose translation is MAGIFILLFYYFLGTLVAYLIGNFIPGSIMGMLLLFLSLVFKIIKPEQVRKSATFFLDNMMLFFIPLGVGLIASYALIGKFLTAITIASAVSTVLVLVVVALIAQKMEGKKDA
- the proB gene encoding glutamate 5-kinase; translated protein: MIKYKRIAVKVGSNVLTRPDGRLDVTRVSAIVDQISVLHKAGAEIILISSGAVASGRSEIKPHKKLDAVSARQLFSAVGQAKLINRYYELFREQGIACGQILTTKENFGSRSLYLNQKNCISVMLENKVIPIVNENDTTSITELMFTDNDELSGLMATMMDVDALIILSNVDGIYNGNPSDPASHVIRQILPGQQDMDDYISDQKSTLGRGGMHTKCAIAQKVAAEGIAVMIANGKKENILLDLLKKSETTICTLFVPSEKEISSVKKWIAHSEDFAKGVVYVNAGAEEALLDESKASSLLPVGISRIEGEFEEGDIVKIIGESGRTIGVGKVQYDSASARKLVGKKGHKPFIHYDYMSLD
- a CDS encoding TlpA family protein disulfide reductase — translated: MNSKLFLFILFGSVLSISNIDAQTLKLKIHLGGVYSSKVSVIAMAGPKALKPVIESPAIKNGESTTLEFTKDMVPSQFVLRFDYQEKETSTPYPSEKLIFVSNQNLELWVNPRALQKKDSTYFQPGEKENAMYEVFMKENMKKREQIGLLQNFLLSYDQPQSSFFTMGVKEFEKRRTEYNQWIDRETNQYKDLFISKTFQFQKLQSIDWHGNEQERLNSLISHYFDDANFKDPLMIRTAELKDWMSKYVNLYGSMSTTVALRDSLFTLAGNRAIEKAKLGDPIVYGWMVDYFYQGYEAFNITKGLKMLEPYMNDPLCMTSKRQAIESRIKGIETLVAGAVAPDFAWKLSSGKTIQFHDFKTEAKYKLVLFWSADCQHCREVLEKLYPWYDMPAHRELIDVFAISLDETPTEIPLWEKAVLKYPAFKHKRAEQGVRSPEASAYFVLSTPTMVLVDAKTNKIVALPNNADDMEKAIAQ